The window ATTATTGCGCCACCAGCAGATACATTATGTGCAGTTGAACCAGCAGGTGTGCCAATAATAAGTCCATCGCTAAAATAGGTATTAAAATGCTTTCCATTGATTTTTGCAACAATCTTTATCATGCCTGATATGTCTCTTTTTGATATTAAAAATTCATTTGCACAATAAAGTTTTTTATCATTTAATTCACCTTCAAGCAGAATCTGTGATTTTATGATGTAATCGCCATTTTTTAATTTTAATATAAAATCTTCTATCTCATTTATACCAATTGCAGTTAAAAAACCAAGTCTCCCTGTGTTAATCCCAAGTATAGGCTTATCATACAAAAATGCTTTTCTAATAGTAGAAATCAAAGTTCCATCACCGCCAAGTGTAATTAATATATCACACCATTTACACAAATCACTAAAATCAACTCCAACTACATTAATCATTTGCGCACTAATGCTATCAATGCGGATTTCTATATTATTTTTCCGTGCAATTTCTTTTAAAGAAAAATATAAACTACTTAATTGTGGAGTGGAAGGGCGAAGGCAGATTCCAATATTGCTTACTTTAATCATAGCGTATCAAGGTTTAAGCATATTAATTTTGCAAATAATATGCCTTTACTTCAAAACCTCTTTTATTTGGTGCTTGAATACTTAAACCTTCAAATACAGCGACATTGGAGAATCCTCTAGTAATAACACCTATTGCTTCTCTTGCTCTAAATGATGCTAAACCTTCTTGTTTCAATTCCGCACTTGGTCCTGAATATGGACTATTATCAACTATACCACTTACTTCAAGAGCAATAATCTCACTATTTGTATTAATCAATACTTTGATAGCATTTAATACATCATCTTTGCAAGCACTAGGCATATCCCATTTTCCATTTTTCATCGTATTGCAAGATGCTATATTTTTATCAAGAGGCTTAATTGCATATTTTAACTGACTAATAGCTGGCGGAGTTTCAATATTTTGAGCTATTGTTTTCAAACTAGGTTCATTAGAGCTATTTGCTTGATTATTTGCAGCATTTTCATTATTTATCTGATTTGTCTCTGCGATAGGGGCTGTAGATTCTACTTGGTTTGCTTGAGTATTATTTTGAGTTTCTTGTTGAGATTCTTGCACTACTTCTGGAATCACAGCATCAATATTGTTATCATAATTATTAGAATCCGTATAATAAAAAAAGTAAGTAACAGCGACTAAAATAGCTATTACAATGATAACAACCCCAAAAGCAAAGATTGTTTTTTTACTATTACCTTGCATTGCATCTTTCATTGCTTCAATTGCGCTCATATATTTTCCCTTAAAATCGAAATTGGAGCATTATACTACATTATTATGTATTTTCAAAACTAAGCTTAATAATATCAAATGCCTCTTTAATCTCGATAAATTTTAGATTGTAAAATTGCACAATACTCTCTTCTTTTCCATAAACTTTATCTGGGTGATATTCTTTTATAAGCTCAAGATATTTTGATTTTATGTCAAAAAAACTATCTGTAGTTTTACAATCAAGCGTAATATAGGCATTTTTAAGCCTTATTTCACTTTGTGTAAGATATGAAGATTTAAAGCCTTTGCTTCCAAATCCATTCATCTTAAAACTATCATAATCAAATTCAAGTCTAACATTGTGAATGATCTTATTGCCAATAATTTGCATTAAAAAATACCAAAAATCTGATTTACTAGAATCTAAATAAATATGTGTCAAATCGCTACTTATAACAATTTGCGAAAGCAAAGCACTTACATATCTTTTAGCAACATGATTTGGTCTATCCAAAATCAAAACTGCCCTATTTACTCCAAGCATTCTAAATGATATATTCACACATTCAAGTAATGAATTTGGTGCTAGAATCTTTATTCTAATTGGCAAATAGCTGACTTTAAGTATAGATTCTAATGTCATATTGCTATCATCTATTAAATGCTCTTGCATAGCTAAATGATAAGTCCAATTAATCAAATAATCTTTTTTAAATCTCTCACCATCATCTAAAATCAAGATTGAGCTTGATAAGTGATATTGGTTTTGAAAATATTTAGTGGCATATTTCAATATTTTAGGCAAAGCTTCATTTTGCTTTTCAATGCTAATTTGCACAAACTTACTAAATATCTCAACTCTCAAATTTATATCTCTTTAAACATAGATTCTATCAATGATTATACTATATCAAATATTTTAAATTACAAGATATTTTTTAAAGATAAAACTAGAATCCAAAATATTTTCTTAGTGCAAAATAAATGGTGTATCTTGATAAACCTTAAAATTTAGCCAATTTGCAAAAATCACACTAGCATTACTTCGCCATGAGAAATTTGGCACACAAACATCATTATAGTAATTTTGCGGTTTTAAAATAGGAAGTCCCTTTTTTAAATCACGTTTATACTCAATATCTAACGTTTCTCTTGCATATTCTGGGTGTCCTAAGATAAAATAATCCTTTTCATCTCGAAGCACTGAGATTCCGCTTATATCCCCATTTAAAAGCACCTTAAGTGTTGGATTGCCCCTTACTTGCGCCTCATCAATGTGAGAGTGTCGTGAATGAGGAATCTGCACGATATCATCTAAGCCATTTAGTATCAAATCTTGCTCTATAATTGTGTGTTTAAAGACCCCAAAAAGTTTAGATTTAAGAGGGATTTTCTTAATTTTATGGAAATAGTTTAGTCCTGCCATCGCACCCCAGCATATATATAGTGAGCTTGTGCAATGTGTTTTTAAAAAATCCATAATCTTACACAATTCACCCCAATATTTTACCTCGTAAAAATCCAAATGTTCTATGGGCGCACCAGTGATTATAGCACCATCAAATTTACGATTACCAATCTCGCTAAAATTTACATAAAATCGCTCTAGGTGCGAGTATGGGGTATTTTGTCCCACATAGCTTTCTGTTGATAAAAGCGTGATATTTACCTGCAATGGTGAATTTGCAAGTAATGATAAAATTTGATTTTCTGTTTCAATCTTTGTTGGCATTAGATTGCAAATTAATACTTCTAAGGGACGAATATCTTGATGCTTTGCTTTATGACTACCCATTATAAACGCACTTTGCTTAAGTAGAGAAAATGCCGGAATATCCTCTGGAATGACTAATGGCATAAATTTCCTTTATTTAAAAATCCAAAAAAAATAATAATT of the Helicobacter sp. MIT 99-5507 genome contains:
- a CDS encoding NAD(+)/NADH kinase, with the protein product MIKVSNIGICLRPSTPQLSSLYFSLKEIARKNNIEIRIDSISAQMINVVGVDFSDLCKWCDILITLGGDGTLISTIRKAFLYDKPILGINTGRLGFLTAIGINEIEDFILKLKNGDYIIKSQILLEGELNDKKLYCANEFLISKRDISGMIKIVAKINGKHFNTYFSDGLIIGTPAGSTAHNVSAGGAIIYPYNKNILLTPICAHSLTQRPLVLNDEFILDFELQDSKGNIVIDGQEILPFCQNDRFRVFVSSYSASLIYDSNRDYFGILRDKFNWGV
- the metA gene encoding homoserine O-succinyltransferase — encoded protein: MPLVIPEDIPAFSLLKQSAFIMGSHKAKHQDIRPLEVLICNLMPTKIETENQILSLLANSPLQVNITLLSTESYVGQNTPYSHLERFYVNFSEIGNRKFDGAIITGAPIEHLDFYEVKYWGELCKIMDFLKTHCTSSLYICWGAMAGLNYFHKIKKIPLKSKLFGVFKHTIIEQDLILNGLDDIVQIPHSRHSHIDEAQVRGNPTLKVLLNGDISGISVLRDEKDYFILGHPEYARETLDIEYKRDLKKGLPILKPQNYYNDVCVPNFSWRSNASVIFANWLNFKVYQDTPFILH
- a CDS encoding DnaJ family molecular chaperone is translated as MRVEIFSKFVQISIEKQNEALPKILKYATKYFQNQYHLSSSILILDDGERFKKDYLINWTYHLAMQEHLIDDSNMTLESILKVSYLPIRIKILAPNSLLECVNISFRMLGVNRAVLILDRPNHVAKRYVSALLSQIVISSDLTHIYLDSSKSDFWYFLMQIIGNKIIHNVRLEFDYDSFKMNGFGSKGFKSSYLTQSEIRLKNAYITLDCKTTDSFFDIKSKYLELIKEYHPDKVYGKEESIVQFYNLKFIEIKEAFDIIKLSFENT